In Thermodesulfobacteriota bacterium, the sequence GAGTTCATTCTGGTCTAGCTCCTCTGCAGCTAGTCCGTGTAGTGAGGCAATTGCTGAGAGAACATTTCCATAAACTTCGATCTTGATATTTGTACTCGGAAAACATTCTTGAAATAGTAGATTTGCCGATTGGGTCGTCAGGCGCCAGTATTCTCCCCAAGGGTCAATACCCTCACGTCTGCCTATCTTACTAATACCATGAGATGTTACCAAAAGAACTCCTCCTGGTTTCAGAATGCGCCGAAGGTGCTTTAGTGCTGCGCGAATATCGTAGATCATTTGAAGAGTTTGGGTGCAGATAATGCAGTCAAAACTATCCGGGGCTATATCGTCGGCATTGGTTAAATCGGCTACGATAGTAGCCTCTGGGTTCCCTTCGACTAGATGAAGTACATCGCTCGTAGTAACCCGATCACCACCATATTTTTTTGTATAAAAACGGTCTCCCACCTCTAACACCCGTCCCCGTATGTCGGAGGCATTGGCAGATAGAAAGTGCTCGATGTAATAGCGATCTATGGGCAGGCCTCGATTTAATCCAAATATACGGCTTATGGGTGTCAACCGCCAAAGGTTATTCTGCTTTATGGCCCCTACTCGCGGCCACTGCAATCGGAATTTTTGTTGTTTTGCGCGCAACCAGTGACGCAGGTGGAATGGTAATAAGGCTGATGTGGTTGCTCTAATCCAGTCGTTAAGCAACAAACCCTCTCTTTTACCTTATCTATACTGGTTTCTTCACGCAGAGGAAACCGGCAAAGTTGTACCATTGAAAGAAGGTCTCTACGATCTCAAAACCGTTTCGCCGAAAAAGGTCAAGATTCTCATCAATGCGGTATGGGACAAGCACGTTTTCCAGTGATTCACGCTTTCGCATGATTTCATTTTCGGAGTAGCCATTACGCCTTTTGAAATCATAGTAAAAGTCTATGAAGAACCGATTCATGTGCGTTGTGTTTGTGAGTATTTTCTCCGTTACCACCAGCACACCGTCTTCAACTAGCGAGCTGTAGATTTTCTTGATCAAATTGTCCCTTTTTAGAGGGCGGATAAATTGAAGAGTAAAGCACATAGTGATTACGCTTGCGTTTTCGATGGCTAGATTTGATAGGTCTGCATTTAAATCACCATATCGCACCTCAATTCTATTCTCCAAGCCGTTCTCCTTGATCTTATACTTTGCCTGTTCGAGCATAGGAATGGAGTTATCGTATCCGATGAAGAACCCCGGTCCCTCTATCTCTCGACACAGGTTTATAAGGGTTGTGGCGGTTGAGCATCCCAGGTCATAAACATTTGTATTTGGAATCCAGAACTTCTTGCCAATCTCTTTTATCATTAATTGTTGTTCGAGATAAAAAGGTACACTTCTGACGATCATATCATCGAACACATCGGCAACCTCGGTGTTAAACACAAAATCGCTGGCCCGTGCAGAACTTATGAGGAAAACTTGGTCTCTTTTCATCTAATCACCTCCTCATAAATTTATGATAAGTTGTTAGGCACCTTGCCGACCAAGTGCCAATTTCTATACTGCTCGGGGTAAAGTTTTATATAAGTTTCCAACATACCTGCATATATAGAAACACAATTTTCCAAAGCACCTTTCCTATCTTTATCTATATCAGCATTAATTGGGTGTTCGATATTCAAGGTTGTCTTGCCACTTCCCTCCTTGATGCAGAATACAGGTAGAATGGGGGCTCCGGATAATTTTGACATACTGACCATACCGGTCGGGAAAAACTCGGTTTGACCGAGGAATCTGAGGGGAATAAATTTATGTCCGCCCTTACCATCTCCACTGATACATACTATTCCGTTTTCTTTCAATAGACTTAAAAGAGTCCTGCTGAAGGCAAGAGAATTTGAACTGGGCAAGTAGATAATCCCTGCAACAATTTTCATTTCACAGTTTTCGAAAAAGGGTCTAATCATTGAGAGCTTAACCCTGGTTGCAGCGTTTTCATTCGTCAAAAATCCTCCTAGATCATTTGCACCATGCAACTGATATATGGAAAATCCTAGACCGTGTAGGATACGTTTAGCCAAAATTCTCTTCCCAAATCCGCTACTTTCCCATAATATGACACCCATTCCTTTTTCGAGGGCTTTGTGTAAATGCTCTATACCCTTAAGTTCCGCTTCTTTCACTGCAGAGAGGTCTTCCTTTGACGGTAACCAGGAAAGAATGTATAGCCAGAATTCACGGAAGGAAGCTTTAACGATTCCTTGTCGCTGTTCAGTGGTGAGACTCCTGCCGTAGGCTAATGAGATATTTTTTTCCATCAGTCTTCTCTTTGTTCTTGAAAATGTAAATGCAGTGGAGGCAAGGATGCTAGCTAATAATTCCCGTAATCTATTTGAGGAAGACCAGCTAACTATTTTGATTAGAACAATTACAAATAGATGATAAAAATCTTTTACCGTCATCTTTTTGTTGAACTCTCTGTTTTAGACCAGCATCTGTCTTCGGATTTTGCCCGTTGGACTCTTCGGGAGGCTATCCCTGAATTCAACCACGCTTGGGATCTTGAAATCAGCGATTTTTCCCCGGCAGTACTCGACTATTTCACTCTCGGTGCAGGCGGAGTTGGAAACTATCACTGCCTTCACCTTTTCGT encodes:
- a CDS encoding methyltransferase domain-containing protein, which produces MQWPRVGAIKQNNLWRLTPISRIFGLNRGLPIDRYYIEHFLSANASDIRGRVLEVGDRFYTKKYGGDRVTTSDVLHLVEGNPEATIVADLTNADDIAPDSFDCIICTQTLQMIYDIRAALKHLRRILKPGGVLLVTSHGISKIGRREGIDPWGEYWRLTTQSANLLFQECFPSTNIKIEVYGNVLSAIASLHGLAAEELDQNELDYIDPDYEVLIAVRAVK
- the cmoA gene encoding carboxy-S-adenosyl-L-methionine synthase CmoA — encoded protein: MKRDQVFLISSARASDFVFNTEVADVFDDMIVRSVPFYLEQQLMIKEIGKKFWIPNTNVYDLGCSTATTLINLCREIEGPGFFIGYDNSIPMLEQAKYKIKENGLENRIEVRYGDLNADLSNLAIENASVITMCFTLQFIRPLKRDNLIKKIYSSLVEDGVLVVTEKILTNTTHMNRFFIDFYYDFKRRNGYSENEIMRKRESLENVLVPYRIDENLDLFRRNGFEIVETFFQWYNFAGFLCVKKPV